Genomic DNA from Roseburia intestinalis L1-82:
TTCCTTTAAAAGCGGGACGACATCTTCCCTGTGTATACATTCGTTCCAGTCCTGGTGTTCATCCTTGTCAACTGCAAATTCAACACCATAGGTGTCATCGATCACAATTCCCTTTTCATCATCCACATAAAAGGCTGCAAAATCATATTGTGCAGTCCCTTGCATTTCATAGGTTGTGCTTATCAAAAGATAGTCCAGACCATCCTTTTTCGAAAGACATATCGTTCCATTTCCTGCATGCGACAGGTGAAAGTTTCTGCTGATAAATCTCGGATAACTTTCATATTCTCCATCTTTTGTTCCGCGATAGACTTTCACATAACATCCATATGAACTGTTACTTACAACATCATCTACTGTTGCATCCGGCTCACCGCCATATCCGACTACTGAAACCAGATCTGCGATTCCATCGTGTGTGATATCTGCTGTTGTTTCAAATACAGGCACCTCATAGGCATCCTTACCCGGATAATCTGAATTATAATAGTTTCCCTCTTCCCCTAACTGACCGATATCGCTGTATGTGGAATATACATACTCCTGATTCTCCACGACATATTTTTGTGTCTGTGCATCAGAAGTATTTTCTGTAGTTTCAGAGATTTCTGTACCTGATTCTTTTTCTGTGTCTTCTGATATGTTTTCTAACATTTCTTCCGTATTTCCTGTTTTCAGTTTTTCCGGCATCTCTTCTGCATTTTCTGTTTTCTTCGCGTTTTCTGCTTCTTTCTCATTTTCTTCCAATACTGACGCGTTTGAAGCAGCAGAATTTTCTATTGTTTTTTTACTGCATCCAGCAAAACACTCACTTGCAAGTACAACAGTAATCATCGCCATGACTAATTTATTTTTCATTTTCCCCACCTCATAACATACTCTTTTTCGTTTGTATCTTCATCTGTTTCTTCCGCCTGAATCAAGAAATTCTCCCTCTGATAAAAGTAAATTGCATGCACATTCTTTTCGTATACACATAAACACAATTCGGTTTTTCTGCTTTTTACATAATCCAGCAGACATTTTCCAATTCCCATCGATTGTGCAGATTCTTTCACAAACAATCCCTCGATATAGCAATCATTTATTCCGATAAAACCATCTATCTGACCATTTTTTTCCTCTTCATATACATATACTTCTGCTTCCGGCAGAATCTGTTTCACCATTTCATAATTGCCGGTCCAATATTCCTTGTCTATAAAA
This window encodes:
- a CDS encoding GNAT family N-acetyltransferase is translated as MIRKMEEKDISDVLQIWLETNIKAHSFIDKEYWTGNYEMVKQILPEAEVYVYEEEKNGQIDGFIGINDCYIEGLFVKESAQSMGIGKCLLDYVKSRKTELCLCVYEKNVHAIYFYQRENFLIQAEETDEDTNEKEYVMRWGK